Proteins from a genomic interval of Gluconacetobacter diazotrophicus PA1 5:
- a CDS encoding FUSC family protein, giving the protein MRLIPPGGSLSLSRSLLRFGTFAFPEWTSVAPTLGYSARALLAVGLALFLAFYFQLQTPMSSVTTVLIVANPVVGAMVSKSFWRIFGTVIGATAAIVLMAAFPQSPLLYFMGLSTIIGIACCVSTLLRFYKAYAAVLTGYTIVLISVSAFAAPDHIFMAAMSRLSAVTVGILSTAVVFLVTTISRPETVLRQVDQTLRNIALQLSHSADHDGAAVDHTPMPDDSGQPLSFRAMTMTSYDARARLLSQANALVEAIEYAAADNFAIGRRARGLRAGVARLLGLLSTHHPVWREQPSRTPQAVRARQIVQDVMAAFAATPAENLHLDDPGQMRAASRAAIATLDELAEETEDLPTIAFIDNERDILDQMRAALEDFVGPQRHIRRIRLKVYFDWPAALRNGARGACVTLLGCLMWYVCRWSSGANMLTYLIPASCLLATSPLASRASVMFASGTLAAIPAAFICQTYMLPRIDGYPLLWLSLSVCLLPGIWIQFHPRHAMRGFGYAVFFNAMVQIRNPIAYDDLSLMNLWLSYLIALIGLALVFRVILPADHRLDTGRLVMSINRATERLARQPLHRPVDWTVWENLQMQKILRMIQRFSLVAPPIRVYETTDAAFVCVSVGRLITRLRRLALHPAVHEQDRARTRAALAAFRHLSSHPHRTALALRAAALDIMAHVEGREAASHVPTRRIAACLEQASLLLDATPGFFHKRGPLQLSSDMPGANNRLNIAIQPATTPFGMKAA; this is encoded by the coding sequence ATGAGGCTGATCCCGCCCGGCGGCTCGTTGTCCCTGTCACGGTCCCTGCTGCGTTTCGGCACCTTCGCCTTTCCGGAATGGACGTCGGTCGCGCCCACGCTGGGCTATTCGGCCCGCGCGCTGCTGGCCGTGGGCCTTGCGCTGTTCCTGGCCTTCTATTTCCAGCTCCAGACCCCGATGTCGTCGGTCACGACGGTCCTGATCGTCGCCAACCCGGTCGTGGGCGCGATGGTGTCCAAGAGCTTCTGGCGCATCTTCGGCACCGTGATCGGCGCGACGGCGGCCATCGTCCTGATGGCGGCCTTTCCGCAGTCGCCCCTGCTGTATTTCATGGGATTGTCGACCATCATCGGCATCGCGTGCTGCGTGTCCACGCTGCTGCGGTTCTACAAGGCGTATGCCGCGGTGCTGACGGGCTATACGATCGTACTGATCTCGGTATCGGCCTTTGCCGCCCCCGACCATATCTTCATGGCGGCCATGTCGCGCCTGTCGGCGGTCACGGTCGGAATCCTCAGCACGGCCGTCGTGTTCCTGGTCACCACCATCAGCCGGCCCGAGACCGTGCTGCGCCAGGTGGACCAGACCCTGCGCAACATCGCCCTGCAGCTTTCGCATTCCGCCGACCATGACGGGGCCGCGGTCGACCACACCCCGATGCCCGACGACAGCGGCCAGCCGCTGTCGTTCCGCGCCATGACGATGACCAGCTACGACGCGCGGGCGCGCCTGCTGTCGCAGGCCAACGCCCTGGTCGAGGCGATCGAATATGCCGCCGCCGACAATTTCGCCATCGGGCGGCGGGCCCGGGGCCTGCGCGCCGGCGTGGCCCGCCTGCTGGGCCTGCTGAGCACCCATCACCCGGTCTGGCGCGAACAGCCGTCCCGCACCCCCCAGGCGGTCCGGGCGCGGCAGATCGTGCAGGACGTCATGGCGGCCTTCGCCGCCACCCCGGCGGAAAACCTGCATCTGGACGACCCCGGCCAGATGCGCGCCGCATCGCGGGCCGCCATCGCCACGCTGGATGAACTGGCCGAGGAAACCGAGGACCTGCCGACGATCGCGTTCATCGACAACGAACGCGACATCCTGGACCAGATGCGCGCCGCGCTGGAGGATTTCGTCGGGCCGCAGCGGCATATCCGCCGCATCCGGCTGAAGGTCTATTTCGACTGGCCGGCGGCGCTGCGCAACGGCGCGCGCGGGGCGTGCGTGACGCTGCTGGGCTGCCTGATGTGGTATGTCTGCCGCTGGTCGAGCGGCGCGAACATGCTGACCTACCTGATCCCGGCATCGTGCCTGCTGGCGACCAGTCCCCTGGCGTCGCGGGCCAGCGTCATGTTCGCCAGCGGCACCCTGGCCGCGATCCCGGCCGCCTTCATCTGCCAGACCTACATGCTGCCCCGCATCGACGGGTATCCGCTGCTGTGGCTGTCGCTGTCGGTCTGCCTGCTGCCGGGAATCTGGATCCAGTTCCATCCCCGCCATGCCATGCGCGGCTTCGGCTATGCGGTGTTCTTCAACGCCATGGTGCAGATCCGCAACCCGATTGCCTATGACGACCTGTCGCTGATGAATCTGTGGCTGTCCTACCTGATCGCGCTGATCGGCCTGGCGCTGGTGTTCCGGGTGATCCTTCCGGCCGATCACCGGCTGGATACCGGACGCCTGGTCATGTCGATCAACCGCGCGACCGAACGGCTGGCCCGCCAGCCGCTTCACCGTCCCGTGGACTGGACGGTATGGGAAAACCTGCAGATGCAGAAAATCCTGCGGATGATCCAGCGCTTTTCCCTGGTCGCCCCCCCGATTCGGGTTTACGAAACCACCGACGCGGCGTTCGTCTGCGTCTCGGTCGGCCGGCTGATCACCCGCCTGCGCCGGCTGGCGCTGCACCCCGCGGTGCATGAACAGGATCGCGCGCGCACCCGCGCCGCGCTGGCGGCATTCCGGCATCTGAGCAGCCATCCGCACCGGACCGCCCTGGCCCTGCGCGCCGCCGCGCTGGACATCATGGCCCATGTCGAAGGACGCGAGGCCGCGTCGCACGTCCCCACCCGACGGATTGCCGCCTGCCTGGAACAGGCGTCGCTTCTGCTGGACGCGACGCCCGGCTTCTTCCACAAACGGGGCCCCCTGCAATTGTCGAGCGACATGCCCGGGGCCAATAACAGGCTGAACATAGCCATCCAACCCGCAACGACTCCGTTCGGAATGAAAGCCGCGTGA
- a CDS encoding DUF1656 domain-containing protein: protein MLTEFNFFGVFMAPIVVYAIAALPVTMLIRFLLWWSGIMKWFWHLALFEVALYTCVLCLLILYV from the coding sequence ATGCTGACCGAGTTCAATTTCTTCGGCGTGTTCATGGCGCCGATCGTCGTCTACGCGATCGCCGCCCTGCCGGTGACCATGCTGATCCGCTTCCTGCTGTGGTGGAGCGGCATCATGAAATGGTTCTGGCACCTCGCGCTGTTCGAGGTCGCCTTGTACACCTGCGTGCTCTGCCTGCTGATCCTGTACGTCTGA
- a CDS encoding HlyD family efflux transporter periplasmic adaptor subunit has translation MPLLRTLIRVVLTLSVVALAIVMGVTLWDTYMIAPWTRDGRVRVYVVDVAPEVPGTVVQVPVVDNQFVHKGDPLFVLDPVRFRLAIREAQARLDGALEDLKLKQNDAKRRMGLGGIVSAEEQEVFNSNVATQIAAVDAARAALDLAKLNLQRSVLYSPVNGYITNLNLRVGDYLTAGQPRLAVIDADSYWVNGYFEETKMWGVHVGDVARVKLMGYKQIIPGHVVSIARGINDQNGTPDRLGLQDVNPIFTWVRLAQRIPVRVHLDHVPDSITLAAGMTCTVTVGPQSRGQRGRLTTWLQDHL, from the coding sequence ATGCCCCTTCTGCGCACCCTGATCCGCGTGGTCCTGACCCTGAGCGTTGTTGCGCTGGCGATCGTCATGGGCGTGACCCTGTGGGACACGTATATGATTGCCCCCTGGACGCGCGACGGTCGCGTGCGGGTGTATGTGGTGGACGTGGCGCCGGAAGTGCCGGGCACGGTGGTGCAGGTTCCGGTGGTGGACAACCAGTTCGTGCACAAGGGGGACCCGCTGTTCGTGCTGGACCCGGTGCGCTTCCGGCTGGCGATCCGCGAGGCGCAGGCCCGGCTGGACGGGGCGCTGGAGGACCTGAAGCTGAAGCAGAACGACGCGAAGCGCCGCATGGGGCTGGGCGGCATCGTCTCGGCGGAAGAGCAGGAGGTGTTCAACTCGAACGTGGCGACGCAGATCGCGGCGGTGGATGCGGCGCGGGCGGCGCTGGACCTGGCGAAGCTGAACCTGCAGCGCTCGGTGCTGTATTCGCCGGTCAACGGCTACATCACCAACCTGAACCTGCGGGTGGGCGACTACCTGACGGCGGGGCAGCCGCGCCTGGCGGTGATCGACGCCGATTCCTACTGGGTGAACGGGTATTTCGAGGAAACCAAGATGTGGGGCGTGCATGTCGGTGACGTCGCCCGCGTCAAGCTGATGGGCTACAAGCAGATCATCCCCGGCCATGTCGTGTCCATCGCGCGCGGCATCAACGACCAGAACGGCACCCCCGACCGGCTGGGCCTGCAGGACGTCAACCCGATCTTCACCTGGGTGCGGCTGGCGCAGCGCATTCCCGTGCGCGTCCATCTGGACCATGTGCCCGACAGCATCACGCTGGCGGCCGGCATGACCTGCACCGTCACCGTCGGCCCGCAGTCGCGCGGCCAGCGGGGGCGCCTGACCACCTGGCTGCAAGACCATCTATAA
- a CDS encoding efflux transporter outer membrane subunit, with amino-acid sequence MSMKTRRTFHRAGLMLLAATMLAGCTVGPRYQPDRMKLPPGFAEDEHAATPAEIARTNAELKDWWHRFGDAELDRLVDRAIAGNYDLQIAGQRILAERALRDVQASAWYPQVDANTTDGDSRYSINVDNWPLRPGNPANRPGASYLSYGVSASWQIDVFGRIRRAVEASEHAVEENVEERRAVLMTMLSSLVSDYMVLRDTQLRLEISNRNIGVAQEAYDLTRRLYLEGVGNTLQIAQAKAELDAQQAAREPLRTHIAQITHAIDVLMGQVPGTTEAELKVARPLPQVPEFPATVPSIVLGNRPDIRRAERAYAEATARIGVAVAQMYPNFAIPLNFNPNASAMYQVFEAGALSWQFFMLASLPLMHGGKLTGQIRAAQAAAEASRLTYRQTVLGAFREVEDAMAAWHDDVEHTELLHRAAEDSRLASDRARKLYAAGLVGFLEVLTTERTALAAENAEAVARLERLQDAIDLYTAMGAGWQGVGVTASALPVSLEKQNVLARAFQD; translated from the coding sequence ATGAGCATGAAGACGAGACGCACATTCCACCGGGCCGGGCTGATGCTGCTGGCCGCCACGATGCTGGCGGGGTGCACGGTGGGGCCGCGCTACCAGCCGGACCGGATGAAGCTGCCGCCGGGCTTTGCCGAGGACGAGCATGCCGCGACGCCGGCGGAAATCGCCCGCACCAATGCCGAGCTGAAGGACTGGTGGCACCGCTTCGGCGACGCCGAGCTGGACCGGCTGGTCGACCGGGCGATCGCGGGCAATTACGACCTGCAGATCGCCGGCCAGCGCATCCTGGCCGAGCGCGCGCTGCGCGACGTCCAGGCCTCCGCCTGGTATCCGCAGGTCGATGCCAACACCACCGACGGTGACAGCCGCTATTCCATCAACGTGGACAACTGGCCGCTGCGCCCGGGCAATCCGGCCAACCGGCCGGGGGCGTCGTACCTGTCCTACGGCGTCAGCGCCAGCTGGCAGATCGACGTGTTCGGCCGCATCCGCCGCGCGGTCGAGGCCTCGGAACACGCGGTCGAGGAGAATGTCGAGGAACGGCGCGCGGTGCTGATGACCATGCTGTCGTCGCTGGTCAGCGACTACATGGTGCTGCGCGACACCCAGCTGCGGCTGGAGATCTCGAACCGCAACATCGGGGTGGCGCAGGAAGCCTACGACCTGACGCGGCGGCTGTATCTGGAGGGCGTGGGCAACACGCTGCAGATCGCCCAGGCGAAGGCCGAGCTGGACGCCCAGCAGGCGGCGCGCGAGCCGCTGCGCACCCATATCGCGCAGATCACCCACGCCATCGACGTGCTGATGGGCCAGGTGCCCGGCACCACCGAGGCCGAACTGAAGGTGGCGCGGCCGCTGCCCCAGGTGCCGGAATTCCCGGCGACGGTGCCCTCGATCGTGCTGGGCAACCGGCCCGACATCCGCCGCGCCGAGCGCGCCTATGCCGAGGCGACGGCGCGGATCGGGGTGGCGGTGGCGCAGATGTATCCGAATTTCGCCATTCCGCTGAACTTCAACCCCAACGCGTCGGCGATGTACCAGGTGTTCGAGGCCGGGGCGCTGAGCTGGCAGTTCTTCATGCTGGCGTCGCTGCCGCTGATGCATGGCGGCAAGCTGACCGGGCAGATCCGCGCCGCCCAGGCGGCGGCGGAAGCCAGCCGCCTGACCTACCGCCAGACGGTGCTGGGCGCGTTCCGCGAGGTCGAGGACGCGATGGCGGCGTGGCATGACGACGTGGAGCACACCGAACTGCTGCACCGCGCCGCCGAGGACAGCCGGCTGGCCAGCGACCGGGCGCGCAAGCTGTATGCCGCCGGGCTGGTGGGCTTCCTGGAGGTGCTGACCACCGAGCGCACCGCCCTGGCCGCCGAGAACGCCGAGGCCGTGGCGCGGCTGGAACGCCTGCAGGATGCCATCGACCTCTATACCGCCATGGGTGCCGGCTGGCAGGGCGTGGGGGTGACCGCCTCCGCCCTGCCGGTGTCGCTGGAGAAGCAGAACGTCCTGGCGCGGGCGTTCCAGGATTGA
- a CDS encoding glycosyltransferase family 61 protein produces MTRSGFYKNDILSSGFLDLTHAESLPPGISFFELSGVRDVLPLAPNFLFGDIPAHLCREMFHKTSVHRIGYYSIERCHLTYDGIILRDGRKVMCQEMNVMPPHCQDVLAWALPEEGPIPVRHLDGPCVLLYGPGWRTWGHWLSDFLPRIFSILCCGIDPSRLKWIVPRDLPDYALRLIRQCGLDDAHLAPFDHREEILSIGALLCPVNLTAAPLVHPMFSGYCDWIKSRFSTSGPQEKPDRRKIFISRTRVSSHRALLNRPEVESIAVDFGYDLIAPEHMPVEEQIRLFATATHIAGEYGSGLHTSIFSPPHATITCLRGTLTSPGFLQTGLAAACHQRIGYVFGTMRPDLGHESYEVDPAFLRWGLGNADIPSSSYQV; encoded by the coding sequence ATGACACGATCCGGTTTCTACAAAAACGACATCCTGTCATCCGGATTTCTCGACCTGACCCATGCGGAAAGCCTGCCGCCCGGAATCTCGTTCTTCGAACTATCAGGGGTACGAGACGTGCTCCCCCTCGCCCCGAACTTCCTGTTCGGCGACATTCCTGCCCATCTGTGCCGCGAGATGTTCCACAAAACATCCGTACACAGGATCGGCTACTACAGCATCGAACGCTGCCACCTGACCTATGATGGCATTATCCTGCGCGACGGCCGCAAGGTCATGTGCCAGGAAATGAACGTCATGCCGCCCCACTGCCAGGATGTCCTGGCATGGGCCCTGCCCGAGGAGGGTCCCATCCCGGTCAGGCATCTCGACGGCCCCTGCGTCCTGCTCTACGGACCGGGATGGCGAACATGGGGCCACTGGCTGAGCGATTTCCTGCCGCGCATCTTTTCCATTCTCTGCTGCGGCATCGATCCATCCCGCCTCAAATGGATCGTCCCCCGCGACCTGCCGGACTATGCCCTGCGCCTGATCCGGCAGTGCGGCCTGGACGACGCGCATCTTGCGCCATTCGACCACCGCGAGGAGATACTGTCCATCGGCGCCCTGCTCTGCCCGGTCAACCTGACGGCCGCGCCGCTGGTGCATCCGATGTTTTCCGGTTATTGCGACTGGATCAAATCCCGATTTTCCACTTCTGGACCACAGGAAAAACCGGACCGGCGAAAGATCTTCATTTCCAGGACCAGGGTATCGTCCCACAGGGCCCTCCTGAACAGGCCCGAGGTGGAATCGATCGCCGTCGATTTCGGATATGATCTCATCGCTCCCGAACATATGCCGGTCGAGGAACAGATCCGCCTGTTCGCCACCGCGACCCACATTGCCGGAGAATACGGATCGGGGCTCCATACGAGCATCTTCTCGCCCCCACACGCGACCATAACATGCCTGAGAGGAACGCTGACATCACCCGGGTTTTTACAGACCGGGCTTGCAGCCGCCTGCCACCAGAGGATCGGATATGTTTTCGGGACCATGCGCCCCGACCTTGGCCACGAATCCTATGAGGTCGATCCCGCATTCCTGCGATGGGGGCTTGGGAATGCCGATATCCCGTCGTCTTCCTACCAGGTGTGA
- a CDS encoding glycosyltransferase family 61 protein gives MTILSAPSPEDRRTLHQALEMWDGFVLLREGEATLPPDLHVAPLARPMWADMFDEHVLTGQAPDIGCHFLRDVTYCGFLYPFHRNALVEDPSHLSLVARHWLSSFPSHHPGKSGISPRFIADPVLAVAGPGHRTYGHWIIDFIPRIGIARQVLGPHFRDLKFLVLSDTPDWALTLLEIFFGIRRKDCIKFVFGEDEFVCARACMPTFPNAYPFLLHGFIRMFYRSFFRPQPGGRRICVLRRTDREDGRPFLDRDAFETMAWNNGFELIDPLDLSFLEQVRTFSEASVVVGEYGSALHNSVFSAAQTVFGVVNAPGVEQTRLCAAFGQPIIYMPGQREENGWSLDAAQMRSFFVEVQRVAAAR, from the coding sequence ATGACGATCCTGTCGGCACCGTCTCCGGAAGATCGGCGTACGCTGCATCAGGCGCTGGAGATGTGGGACGGCTTCGTGCTGTTGCGGGAAGGCGAGGCGACACTGCCCCCCGACCTGCACGTCGCGCCGCTGGCGCGGCCGATGTGGGCGGATATGTTCGACGAACATGTCCTGACCGGGCAGGCACCGGATATCGGCTGCCATTTCCTGCGCGACGTGACCTATTGCGGATTTCTCTATCCTTTTCATCGGAACGCGCTGGTCGAGGACCCATCCCACCTTTCGCTGGTCGCGCGGCACTGGCTGTCCAGCTTTCCGTCGCATCATCCCGGAAAAAGCGGCATATCCCCGCGGTTCATCGCAGATCCGGTCCTGGCGGTCGCGGGGCCGGGCCATCGGACCTACGGGCACTGGATCATCGATTTCATTCCCCGCATCGGAATCGCCAGGCAGGTCCTGGGGCCGCATTTCAGGGACCTGAAATTTCTTGTCCTGTCCGACACCCCGGACTGGGCCCTGACGCTGCTGGAGATATTTTTCGGGATCAGGCGGAAGGATTGCATAAAATTCGTGTTCGGCGAGGACGAGTTCGTCTGCGCGCGCGCCTGCATGCCGACATTTCCGAATGCCTATCCCTTCCTGCTGCATGGGTTCATCAGGATGTTCTATCGCAGCTTCTTCCGCCCGCAGCCCGGCGGGCGCAGGATATGCGTTCTGCGCCGCACGGACAGGGAGGACGGGCGTCCCTTTCTGGACAGGGACGCCTTCGAGACGATGGCGTGGAACAACGGGTTCGAACTGATCGACCCGCTGGACCTGTCCTTCCTCGAACAGGTCCGGACATTCAGCGAGGCCTCGGTCGTCGTCGGGGAATACGGATCGGCGCTGCATAATTCCGTCTTCAGCGCCGCGCAGACGGTGTTCGGGGTCGTGAATGCGCCGGGCGTGGAACAGACTCGGCTCTGTGCGGCATTCGGCCAGCCCATCATCTACATGCCTGGGCAGCGCGAGGAAAACGGCTGGTCCCTCGACGCCGCGCAGATGCGCAGTTTCTTCGTCGAGGTGCAGCGTGTCGCCGCCGCCCGGTGA